Sequence from the Heptranchias perlo isolate sHepPer1 chromosome 28, sHepPer1.hap1, whole genome shotgun sequence genome:
TCATTCAAGGCTGCATCTGCAGATGGGAGTCTTTTGTTTCCCTATTTTTATCAGCCCCCCTTTTGATTGAAATATATTAATTAAATATAATCAATATGTGTTTATGAATTAATTTCTGTCTTATTTCTTACTTTAAAAGCTTCCAGCAAAATCTTTCTAAGACCATTGTGAAAGAAGTGGAGTACATCATGCTTCAAACTATAACGTTTCTTTATTGTATGTTTTCTTATGATGTTAAAGCAAAATTGGCTGTGATAGGGTTCCTTTGTCCCTCTGGGACAAAAGAACAATATACAAAATCAGAGATATCACCAGTGGAATTACATATCTGTATTCATAAACCAATTGCAGTAGAAATCACCTCATGCTTTTGAAGTCTTAAATTTATAAAAACTTGTGGACTCCTGTCTCAGAGTTTATTCACAGAGCCAAGCTGTTTATTTGAGAGCAGGTAATTGTTTCATATGTAAGTCAGGTATCAAGAACACATGAAACCCACCGAATGACCAGAAATCTACTGTTCACATCCTATCTATTTGAATGGTAAAATTGATTAATAACATGATTGCCTGCTATTAGGAAAGATTCTTTTTGATCGGGTGTGTCAAAACATGCTTTTTGGAATCGTATAAGTTCTGATTGCTTTCCTTGCAGCTCCATTTCCCTGCTTCCATACCTGTTTCCACAAGGTTGCAATGAGACAGGGTCCATGGAGTTGAATGCCCACATTACATTCTTCAGAAAGTTAATTTAAAGAGTCTAGTTGGAACTGCTATGAATTGTGTTCGTCAAAATTGTACTGGTGGGTTGGATCTCATGCAGGCATCAGAACTGTCCTGACTTTGCTTCCAtttgaaatgaatggaaggaaaatgAGGCAGGTTCTGTTACCTGTGTGCAATCCGCTGCCAGACTTTCCTTGCTGGACTCCGCCCAGGTGATGCTTAACACCTAGGTAGTAAAGCCCAAATACTACCTCCATGTTTCTCCAAATTGGTAGATTATGTGGTCAGTCACAGAATTTACAAGTCactaaattttaatttctttAAAATAAGTGTTGAAATGGAAGTTCCTGTAGATTGACAACTTACAGATAAGTGCTATTAACTGTTAGTTTCATCAAGACTCCTGAATGACAACAACCATGTTGTGTGATAAATTAACAAACTGTGGCCAGCTAGTTGAAGCTATAATTTTATTATCTCTGTAAGACAGCAGAGATTACTTTTATTGGTAAAAGGAATGACATGAGTTACAAATATTGTAagcaatggaaatgaaaaaaagacaaaaactgAATGTTGTGGTATGCCTGCGAGGTTTGCTAAAGATGTCTGCATCCCTGAGTAAGACACAATAAAGAGTCATCCACACTGCAGGGGGTCATCCATTCTCCATTTTCCTAAAATCATATTCAGGGCCACAAATTAATAAGTATTCATAATGCACTCCAAAGACAGAGAGCTGAGAAACATAAGCTGGACTAAAACTAGATGTCATTGTTTTTTAATGGCTATTGGATAATTGAAATTTGTTGTCTTCAAAAGAAAATAATGTCAAGGACATTAAAATTACATTGTAATTTAACAACGGGAAGTGATGATATATAACAATACTTCAGATGTATGAATTTTACTGGAAAGATGATTTTTAATTTCTGTATGCCTGATATGAAAACAATAAAATTATTCCCATGGCTGTCTCGAAGTATGCTTTATTTTAGTTTACAAGCTCGAAGCAGCCCCTTTTGTACCATTGCTGGTCCTTCACACGGCGCATGGACTGAATCAGAGGTTGCTGAGCACCCCATTCGTTCCAGTGCTTGTATGATCCACACTCAAGCACATACTGATATCCCCTGTAGCCTGGATATTCGTAGCCAACCCATCTATAAAGTacaaaaggacaaaaaaaaatgtattaaagGGCAAGTCTTCAATTATAGTACCGAGTAAATAGAGTGAATACCACTGCTTCTTGTATACATCGGATAAAATATAACCACTCAAGTCTGCTACTTTATCAATTGTGTATATGTACATGTATTCTGTAAACTAAGCTGAGCGTCGAAAAGGAACTGATTTTTGTACTAGGAAAAATTGTCGGTGATAGAGAAGCCAGTATTGATGTGGCCAGCTCTCAAATTGTAACAACTGCATAAACTGCATCTATTTTCTGTACAAACAGTGTATGTTTTCTGTGAAATGGTGTACAGCTTTCATATAATATAAATGTAACACACAAGCTGGTATTAAGATTTACATGGGATGTATTGATGTACAATAACTATTGATTGGTAAAGAATGGCACAGTGGCCATGGAGAAGACTATGCCCCAGGCCATCCAATTCTCCCAGCTGGAGGAGAACTTTGTGAAGGTGGGAAGGTAACAGGACATATAAAAAAAATCCCTGTTTATTCAAATAATAAAACAAGTAAAAATCTTTTTGAAAAATTACTTTTTTTATCTAGACTAAAGAAAAAATATAAACTTTTACAATGTTATGAATTTTGTACTTATGATCTAGCAGATAACTTGTAGAGACTATTCCAAATAATTTCTCTTGCTTAAATTAAAATTTCATGACCTTTTAGAAAATGGTCATCATCAAACCCTGCTTTCTTATCAAGTATTGTAATTTCAAAAAACAAATTTGGAAGTGAagtgttttactgcattaatatTAGCATTATTTCCAAGCATCCATCCTCCACCGTCCATAAACCTCAGTTGTTCCAGAACGCAGTGGCCTTAGTCATCTCTCACACAAAGTCCTATACCCCCTCACCTCTGTCCTTAAAGGTCTTCGtgttcattttcaaatccctccaggtcTTACGCTACCTTATCCTAGTGATCTTCTATAGTCACATGTCCCAGCCCACAACCTCCACTCTGGGGTGCTATTAATCTACTAGTCCCTTCACCACCATCAGAGGCAGATCTTTCAGCCACTATGTGTGGCTGCCCTTTTGAAGACTTTCCCAACAATTTCGCTTGCAACTTCTCTCCCTTCCTTCAAAAATCTCTTTGACCATGTCTTTGTTTCCTTCTCATATCCTTTCCATCTCCTGTTTTgaatcctcctcttcccccttggAAAGTGTTCTGAGCTATTTTTCTATATGAGgttgccatataaatacaagttgttgttgcataaaATTAATACTGAAATGTGATTTCCTTCAGACACTAAAGATACATTGGTTTTTGTTCGAATTTGCCAAATAGAAGATCAAATTTTTAAAATCCGTTCTATGAGGAGAGGGCTGTTACTTACGTTCCACCAATGACTTTAATACTGGCAACTCTGTCCTGGAAACCATAGGCCCATAAGCTGGGAATGTCCTCATCACAGATCTCCATTTTTCTTCCATCAAAATTGGCACATTCATGAAGACAAATTTTATGGTCCTGACCATCCTATAATGATTTGACAATTTTATTTGGACAATGCAGTATTTACAAAAAAGATAGCATTTTTTTCTGGCTTCATTTAAAATATATCTTAAAGcttattatattgtgatcactactCCCTAGATGTTCTCCCATGCTAACActgcttatctgttctggttcatcacCCATTACTAGGACTAGCAGTGCTTCCTTCCTTGTCGGGCTTCTTAAATATTGGGTCAGACGGAAATCTTGTATATCCTGTAAAAACTCTACCTGTCTCCCCTTTTACTCCCTCTACCttccagtttattttggggtagttgaaatcccccatgattatgattgtgtttttttactcatttcatatatttTCCTACATATTTCTCCCTCCGCTTCCTTTTCACAATTTGGTAATCTGTAGTATACCTCTAATAGCGCAACAAATCCCTTCATATCCTTCATCTCAATCcatttggattctgtttctatctctttgttagttatGTCCTTTCTTGCTACTGTCACAGCTACCACCCCTTCTTCTTTCCCTAtcatttctaaatacattatagcctgcaatatttaactgccaatcctgtcCAGCCATTTCCATTATTCCTATTACATTTATTTCTTCACTTCTAATTATTGTCTCCAATTCCCCGGTTTTGTTGCTGATGCTCTGTACATGGCTATACAAGCAATTTAATATGCACTTATTTTTCATTACTCCTGCTTGATTTTTAACAGGTACTTTATTATTACTTCTTTAACCTTTTCTGTTTCTTGAGTATTTATGTCATCTCCTTTTGTACTCTGAcctttgctctcatccctttttctCATCTTTAGATTACTAATATATCCACACGAACCCTCCCTCTCTTTACTAGTTTAAAATCCTTTCTAATTTCTATTTTTCCTCTCTGCGAGGACCCTGATCTCAGTCTGGTTCAGATGCAGTCCATCCAAGCAGTACCCTCATTCGTGTCTCGgtactggtgccaatgtcccGTTCCTGctctgttttcctcatgtcaattACCACcctcgaggtcctgctttttaattctagaaTATAGAAGTTATCTATTATACTATATTATAATTTCTATTCATTCCCTCAGGAATTATGTGGTAAAGATTTGATAAATGTTCCATTACACATTGAAAAATGTCATTTATAAAGAAAATTGTACTCATTGTTTATGCAATAAGTAAACACATTTCAAATTCATTTATATCTCACAGTCTAAAATTCATTACAGAAGTACAATATAAGGTCTTGCAGTGAATCCCTTCTTACCATTCTGACAGGTCTGAAAGACATCACACAGTCAGTGCGATAGCTATTGGACCAGGAGTCCCAACGAGGATATTCTCCCTTCTCCAACATGAACATCTCACCACAGAAGTTCTGCTGTTCATAACCCACCCACCTGCACAACAAATAATTGCAACAACATCAGATTTGCCCTCTGCAATCAATAAAATAAAACTGATTGAATGCTTTTAAAAGGATACCACTTTTTAATAATGTTTTCCAAGTTAAAAGTTCCATATGGCAAAATTGGAAGTATCCAACTTGTCATTGGTCATTGAGTGCACTGCAGTTTGGACAAtgacattttaaaacaatttcaaaatgtgtgaAGATTACATCTATGAAACAGTTCAAAAATTGTTATTCTGAAGTAGTACATtatggaaaaagaaacaaagaatAGAAATATATCTTAAATGGTATCATTTTCAATGGAGTAGAAAAACGGGAAGATTTAGGGATGtagatacataaatctttgaaaaaAGGACGCTCATGGAAAAAGCCATAAACGAGGCAAATAGAATTCTGGGTTTCAAGCATTGAATAGAAGGAAGCGATAATGAACCTGTACATgctattgtgtgcagtttgggcatcccattatagaaagaatatcATATTTATGAAAAAGgttcagtgtagatttactaggatgataccaggaatgagagactATAATGATGACACATACGCATAATAGAGTCTGATGAAGCAAGCAAGGAGTTACAAAAGGACCTACATTTATATCTTCAACTTTGAATGTCTTCATCATTTCATGGGATGATTTTTGTTTTACATTACAACTAATGAGTACATGATATCACTTTTTAATGAGGCCATAATCACTTCTGTAATGTCACAAAATCTCTGTGCTATTATAAAGCAGTTATGATTTGTTccataaatttaaagcagagctAAATAATTTTATTACTATGGCACAAATATCTTGCTGACACCCAATGGTTAGGCTGAAATAACCACTAAGGCAAGATACCAGAGGACTACTGCTCCCTATGCAACCATACcaaagtataaatcaggaaagcaGTAGTACGAGAAAAAATGTTCAATGCTCAGTATTACTCCTGTTTATTTATGTGTAACTCTCTCCCTGTACATGCAATGAAATATTTGAGGATCTTATCTTCAAAATTATAATATGTTTTAATAATTATGTATGTTGTGCACTCCTTATTTGAGGATCACCATTCTGTGATACACAGTTACACCTGCAGCTGTACACTTCTACCATTGGATGGAGCTTCATAAGGTGCAGAAGCTGTAGATCCCCATACCTGTAGCATCATGAATGTACACTGAAGGGAATGGTTTACTATTGACTGACTATGTATGGGCTCAATCACAAGTCGTCAGAACCACTATCAATTTAAAAGACTGGTTTAGCCTATTTCCACTCTGTAAAAGTTAGGGGAAACTCTCATCCATCAGAATCGTTAACACACAGCTGCACTCCAGTACACATGATTAGACtgttataaaaagcacttacgGTCCACATTCAACACGGATGGACCCCACTCTATCGAATCCCCGATCGCAGATGTTTCTGCACTCTGTGTTTAAGTCTACCCTGCGACCTTGGAAGTTTTCATACTCATATATGATAATCTAAGAACAAAGAGGCAAAAAAGAACCTCAATCACCATTATACAATTGAAGCATTGAAGGTGACGTGCAATTCACAGACTTAAAACCTAACTTAGTATCATTAGTCAAAAAAAGCATACCATACACAGCAACCATAATGGTTCACTCGGCAAATGCTTTGTTTAGTatggcactgagccatacagaccagcaagGTCTCACATTCAACCGCCAgtgtgtgctgagttggctgaactCAGTCCTTGGGCAAGACAGTAGAaagaaatcagccagtgttcccactcccggttgctatccaatgactactgctggaaagtgcacatgtgtggacaTCATTGAGGATTGGTCTTGTCTGCAAAGCACTTCATGGCAAAATAGCCTTCTGACACTCACTGCCTAAGCTCACCAATGAAGGTTGATCATTTGAGCAATACACTATC
This genomic interval carries:
- the crybb1l3 gene encoding crystallin, beta B1, like 3; amino-acid sequence: MSLSGTQGSIGSHSASSLRSNRIIIYEYENFQGRRVDLNTECRNICDRGFDRVGSIRVECGPWVGYEQQNFCGEMFMLEKGEYPRWDSWSNSYRTDCVMSFRPVRMDGQDHKICLHECANFDGRKMEICDEDIPSLWAYGFQDRVASIKVIGGTWVGYEYPGYRGYQYVLECGSYKHWNEWGAQQPLIQSMRRVKDQQWYKRGCFELVN